The nucleotide window GCGCGCGCGCGCGGGTGCGCACGAGCGACAGGCCCACGCCCCGGCCCCGGCCCTTGCTGCTCTGGCCCCGCTCGCCCAGCACCTCCAGCAGTTCGGGCGGCACCCCCGGCCCATTGTCGCGCACCTCCAGCACCACGCCCTCGGGATCGGCGGCGATGAGCACCCGCACCTCGGCCCCGGGCTGCCCCGCCAGCGCCTCGAAGGCGTTCTCGATGAGGTTGCCGGCGGCCAGTTCCAGCAGTTCGGGCACGCCGGTGGGCAACCCGGCCGGCAGGGCGCACAGGGGGTCGAGGGTCAGGACGGCGCCCACCTCGGCGGCGCGGTCGTACTTGCCCAGCAGCAGCGCCGCGAGCCGCAGGTGCCGCAGCCGCTCTACCGCCCCGGCGTGCGCCTGGTGCCGCCCGGCCTGGGTATAGATCAGCCGCAGGGCCTCGTCCGTCTCGCCGAGATGGATCAGGCCCGCCAGGGTGTGCAGGCGGTTGGTGAATTCGTGCGTCTGGGCGCGCAGCAGTTCGGCGTAGCGCTGCGCCTGGGTCAGCTCGTCGGCCAGCTCGCGTACGCGGGCGAGGTCGCGCAGCGTGATGACCTGCGTGGCCGCCCCGGCCGGTGTCAGCGGCCCGGCCTCCACCTCGCGCGCGCTGACGAGCAGCGGCCGGCCCCCCACGTCGAGCGGCGTGGTCGTGTCGGGCAGGGCCCGCAGGGGCGCGGGCAGCGGCACTGGCAGCTCGGCGGACTGCACGCCCAGCAGCGCGCGGGCCTGCGGGTTCATCACGTGGATCTGCCCCGCGCGCGCGACCACTACGCCCTCGTCGAGCGAATTCAGGACTGCCCGGAAACTCAGGAGCGCCCCGGAAATCTGCTCGGGTTCCAGGTTCAGCATCTCGTGGCCGATGCGCCGGGCCAGGGCGCGCGCCAGCCCTAGAGCCAGCAGCAGCGCCCCCAGATACCAGGGCAGCGCCGCGCGGATGACCTGCCAGAACACGTCGCGCACCTGCGGCAGCAAGAACCCCACGCTCGCCAGCCCCAGCACCTCGCCGCTTCCCGACACGACCGGCACCTTGGCGCGCACCGAGCGCCCCAGCGTGCCCTGCACGGTCTCAGTGACGCTCTGGCCCCGCCGGAAGCTCTGGAAGTCGCCGCCCACCATCGGCTCGCCGATGCGCGCGAGTTCCGGGTGGGTCAGACGGTGGGTCGAGCGGTCGGTGACGACCACGTAGGCCGCGCCCAGCGTGAGGCGGTAGCGGTTGATCAGCGTGTTCAGGCCGGCGCGCTCGGCCGCGTTGCCGCTCAGGGCCGCGACCACGGGCGGCAGGGTGGCGACGAGCCGCGACTCGCGCAGCGCCCGGTCGGCGAAGGTCTGGTGCACGCCGCGCAGCAGCGCCGCGCTCGCCAGCCCCGCCAGCGGCAGCGCCAGCAGCAAAAAAGCCCCCAGCGTGAGCAGAAAGAGCCGCGTGCGCACCTGGAGCAGGTGCGGGGTATGTGGCAACGCCACCTCGCGCGCCAGGGCCGGCACGCGGGGCGCGGCGGAACGGGATCGCCGAAGGCTCACGGTGAGGGTAGTGTGGCACGCCCGCGCCGGCCAGGGGGTTGTGTTCAGTTCCTGCACGAATCATCCCCCGCCCGCGTCCCTAGTTTTACCCGTGCTGGACGCTGTCAATGGGACCAGGGCGCCGCCGCGCCGCCGCCCGGCCACCCGCGCGGGGTGTCTGGAGCACACACTGTGCCCAACCAAACTTACCGAGCCTACCCCGCAGGTTCCCCGCACCCCCGCGCCGTCGCCATTTTCCGGGCCATCGTCCTGGCCCCTGGAGGCCCCCTATGCCCAAAATCTTCCGCAGTCTCTACGCCCAGGTCCTGACCGCCATCGTGCTCGGTGTGCTCGTCGGCCACTTCTTCCCGACAGTGGGCGAACAGCTCAAGCCGCTCGGCGACGGCTTCATCAAGCTGATCAAGGTCGTAATCGGGCCGATCATCTTCTGTACGGTCGTGGCCGGCATCGCCAGCATGCGCGACACCAAGCGCATCGGGCGCGTGGGCGGCAAGGCGCTGCTGTACTTCGAGGTCGTGACCACCCTGGCGCTGCTCATCGGCCTGTGGGTCGTGAACTTCATCGGCCCCGGACGCGGCATGAACGTCAACCCGGCGGCGCTCGACACCTCGGCCATCACCAAGTACACCGAGGCGGCGGGCCAGCAGACGGTCGCGGATTTCGTGCTGCACGTCATCCCGACAACCTTCGTGAGTGCGTTCACCGAGGGTGACCTGCTTCAGGTGCTGCTCATCGCGCTGCTCTCGGGCTTCGCGCTGCTGCGGATGGGCGCGGTCGGCCAGCGCGTGCTGCACGGCATCGAGGCTGTCAACACGCTGGTCTTCAACATCCTGGGCTTCATCATGAAGCTCGCCCCCATCGGCGCCTTCGGGGCCATGGCCTTCACCATCGGCAAGTACGGCGTGGGCAGCCTCCAGCAGCTCGCCGCCCTGATGGGCACCTTCTACCTCACCTGCGCCCTGTTCATCTTCGTGGTCCTGGGCCTGATCTGCCGCGCGGCGGGCTTCAGCATCTTCAAGTTCCTGCGCTACATCAAGGAAGAACTGCTGCTGGTGCTGGGCACCTCGAGCAGTGAGTCGGCGCTGCCCCGCCTGATGGCCAAGCTGGAAAACGCCGGCGCCGACAAGAGCGTCGTCGGGCTGGTCGTGCCCACCGGATACTCGTTCAACCTCGACGGCACGAGCATCTACCTGACCATGGCCGCCGTGTTCATCGCCCAGGCCACCAACGTCAACCTCTCGTTCGGGCAGGAGATCGCGCTGCTGGGCATCCTGCTGCTCACCAGCAAGGGCGCGGCCGGGGTCACGGGCTCGGGCTTCGTGGTGCTGGCGGGCACGCTGGCTGCCCTGGGGACCGTGCCGGTCGCGGGTCTGGCGCTCATCCTGGGCATCGACCGCTTCATGAGCGAGGGCCGCGCCATCACCAACATCATCGGCAACGGTGTGGCGACCCTGGTCGTGGCCCGCAGCGAGAAGGCGCTGGACATGACCCGCCTGACCCGCGTCCTGAACGGCGAGGTGCTGCCCCCCGTGAACGCCGAGGTTGCCGCCGAGCAGGGCGCCGAGGGCCGGCCCCTGGGCAGCGCGCCGCAGCACGCCTGACCCTCTCCTCCGGCGCCCCACTTCGCCTGTCCAGCGCGGTGGGGCGCCGCCCTGTAACGGGGGCCGGAGTCCAGACAGCGGCAGCCCGGCGCCACCCGACTTCGCCCGACAAGACGACCGCCACCGGGCAACCTCGGTGGCGGTCCTCTGTGCTCAGGGCGTCGGGGCGCGGCTCAGCTCAGGCCAGCGCGGCGTACTCGGCGGCCACGCAGGCAGCCACGGCGGCGTTGTGGCGCACCAGGGCGATGTTGGTCGCCAGGCTGCGGCCCCCCGTGATCTCCACGATGCGGCCCAGCAGGTAGGGCGTGGTGTCCTTGCCGGTCAGGCCCAGGGCGTCCATGTCGGCCAGGGCGCGCTCAATGTTGGGGGCCATGTCGTCGGCCGGAATCTCGTCGGCCTCGGGGATGGGGTTGGCGAGCATGACGCCGCCCGACAGCCCCAGCGCCCACTTCGCCTTCAGGACGCGGGCGACCTCGGCCTCGCTGCTCACGCTCAGGGGCGACTTGAAGCCGCTGCGGCGCGAGTAGAAGGCCGGAAACTCCTCGCTGCCCAGCGTGATGGCGGGCACGCCCTGCGTCTCCAGGACTTCGAGGGTCAGGCCGATATCCAGGATGCTCTTGACCCCGGCGCTCACCACGCACACGTCGGTGCGGGCCAGTTCCAGCAGATCGGCGCTGATGTCCATCGTCTCGCCCGCGCCCCGGTGCACGCCGCCCGTGCCCCCCGTGGCAAAGACCCGGATGCCCGCCAGCGCCGCGATGCGCATGGTCGAGGCGACGGTAGTCGCGCCGTGCCGGCCCAGGGCCACGGTGACAGGCAGGTCACGGGTGCTGATCTTGTGCACGTTCTTGTCTGTGGCGAGCAGGTGCAGTTCGTCGGGGGTCAGGCCGACCTTGAGGCGGCCGCCCAGCACGGCGATGGTCGCCGGCACCGCGCCGTTCTCCCGGACCACGTCCTCGACGCCGCGCGCCATCTCGACGTTCTGCGGAAAGGGCATACCGTGGCTGATGATGGTGCTCTCGAGCGCCACCACGGGCTGCCCAGCCGCGAGGGCGGCGGCGACTTCGGGGTGCAGATCGAGCAGGTCGTGGGCAGGGTTGGTCGTCAGGGTCATGGCAGGTCTCCTTGAAGGGGGGTGCTGTGGGCAGGGGTGCTGGAAAAAAAGTCTGTGGACGGAGCCGCGAGGCGCGCGCGGATGGCGGCGGGGGTCAGGGTCGGCAGGACGGTGTGGCTGCTCTCGACGGTGAGGGCGGCGGCGGCGTGGCCGTGACGGGCGGCCTCGGCGGGGCTCAGGCCACCCACGAGGGCGGCGAGGAAGGCCGCCAGCATGGCGTCGCCCGCTCCGGTCACGTCCACCACCTGTGCCGGCAGCGCCGGAAGCTCGTGGACGGCAGGGTCGCCTCCCTCGCTCGACTCCGAGAGCAGGCTGCCGCGCCCGCCCCGGCGCACCCACACCAGGGTGAGCCCCAGCGCGTGCAGCTCAGCCGCCGCCGCCGCGATGGCGCCGCGCTCGTCGGGCACGTTCCGGCCCACCAGCGCCGCGAGTTCACCGAGGTTGGGGGTCACGGCGTAGGGCACCGGCCCGGCCAGGAGGGCGGAGCGCAGCCGCGCAGCCTTGGGCACGCTGACCGGCTCGAAGACGACCGGCGTGCCGTTGCCGGCCGCCAACGCCAGCAGCTGCGCCAGGGCGTCCTCGGCGAGGTTGCCGTCGGCCACGATCCAGCCTGCGCCCGCCAGCACGCCCCGGCGCGCGCGCAGCACCTCGGGCGTGAGTTCGTCGGTCACGCCCATGGCCGCCACCGCGACGACGAGTTCGCCCGCCGCGTCCAGCACCGCCGTATAGGTGCCGGTGGCGCAGTGGGGCGAGAGCAGCGCCGGCCCCACGTCCACCCCCGCCGCCGCCGTCCGCTCGAGCAGCAGGTCGCCGGCCGGGTCCTGGCCCACCGCCGTGATGAGGCGGGTGTCGGTGCCCAGGCGCGCGAGGTTCTCGGCCACGTTGCGCGCCACGCCGCCGGGGGCCTGCGAGGCGCGGCCGGGATTGCTCGTCGCGCCGATGACCTCGCCGGTGATCTGCGCCTTGATGTCCATATTCGCGCCGCCGACCACCACCACCCCCGCGCGGGCGGGGGGAAGCACATAGCCGCGTCCCAGCAGCGCGCCCTTTCGAGT belongs to Deinococcus sp. Leaf326 and includes:
- a CDS encoding ATP-binding protein, whose translation is MSLRRSRSAAPRVPALAREVALPHTPHLLQVRTRLFLLTLGAFLLLALPLAGLASAALLRGVHQTFADRALRESRLVATLPPVVAALSGNAAERAGLNTLINRYRLTLGAAYVVVTDRSTHRLTHPELARIGEPMVGGDFQSFRRGQSVTETVQGTLGRSVRAKVPVVSGSGEVLGLASVGFLLPQVRDVFWQVIRAALPWYLGALLLALGLARALARRIGHEMLNLEPEQISGALLSFRAVLNSLDEGVVVARAGQIHVMNPQARALLGVQSAELPVPLPAPLRALPDTTTPLDVGGRPLLVSAREVEAGPLTPAGAATQVITLRDLARVRELADELTQAQRYAELLRAQTHEFTNRLHTLAGLIHLGETDEALRLIYTQAGRHQAHAGAVERLRHLRLAALLLGKYDRAAEVGAVLTLDPLCALPAGLPTGVPELLELAAGNLIENAFEALAGQPGAEVRVLIAADPEGVVLEVRDNGPGVPPELLEVLGERGQSSKGRGRGVGLSLVRTRARALGAELTYDRPDDELGRPWTRFTLDLPLPEETT
- a CDS encoding dicarboxylate/amino acid:cation symporter — its product is MPKIFRSLYAQVLTAIVLGVLVGHFFPTVGEQLKPLGDGFIKLIKVVIGPIIFCTVVAGIASMRDTKRIGRVGGKALLYFEVVTTLALLIGLWVVNFIGPGRGMNVNPAALDTSAITKYTEAAGQQTVADFVLHVIPTTFVSAFTEGDLLQVLLIALLSGFALLRMGAVGQRVLHGIEAVNTLVFNILGFIMKLAPIGAFGAMAFTIGKYGVGSLQQLAALMGTFYLTCALFIFVVLGLICRAAGFSIFKFLRYIKEELLLVLGTSSSESALPRLMAKLENAGADKSVVGLVVPTGYSFNLDGTSIYLTMAAVFIAQATNVNLSFGQEIALLGILLLTSKGAAGVTGSGFVVLAGTLAALGTVPVAGLALILGIDRFMSEGRAITNIIGNGVATLVVARSEKALDMTRLTRVLNGEVLPPVNAEVAAEQGAEGRPLGSAPQHA
- a CDS encoding pseudouridine-5'-phosphate glycosidase translates to MTLTTNPAHDLLDLHPEVAAALAAGQPVVALESTIISHGMPFPQNVEMARGVEDVVRENGAVPATIAVLGGRLKVGLTPDELHLLATDKNVHKISTRDLPVTVALGRHGATTVASTMRIAALAGIRVFATGGTGGVHRGAGETMDISADLLELARTDVCVVSAGVKSILDIGLTLEVLETQGVPAITLGSEEFPAFYSRRSGFKSPLSVSSEAEVARVLKAKWALGLSGGVMLANPIPEADEIPADDMAPNIERALADMDALGLTGKDTTPYLLGRIVEITGGRSLATNIALVRHNAAVAACVAAEYAALA
- a CDS encoding PfkB family carbohydrate kinase — encoded protein: MSLTVREQQVLDLIRESPMSSPEDLARRLGISRAAVNVYVGHLTRKGALLGRGYVLPPARAGVVVVGGANMDIKAQITGEVIGATSNPGRASQAPGGVARNVAENLARLGTDTRLITAVGQDPAGDLLLERTAAAGVDVGPALLSPHCATGTYTAVLDAAGELVVAVAAMGVTDELTPEVLRARRGVLAGAGWIVADGNLAEDALAQLLALAAGNGTPVVFEPVSVPKAARLRSALLAGPVPYAVTPNLGELAALVGRNVPDERGAIAAAAAELHALGLTLVWVRRGGRGSLLSESSEGGDPAVHELPALPAQVVDVTGAGDAMLAAFLAALVGGLSPAEAARHGHAAAALTVESSHTVLPTLTPAAIRARLAAPSTDFFSSTPAHSTPLQGDLP